In Streptomyces sp. NBC_01439, the following are encoded in one genomic region:
- the panB gene encoding 3-methyl-2-oxobutanoate hydroxymethyltransferase, with translation MTPAVSPAREPASAASATLYGGTGTRRITVRDLALAKERGEKWPMLTAYDAMTASVFDEAGIPVILVGDSMGNCHLGYDSTVPVTMDQMSMLSAAVVRGTSRALVIGDMPFGSYQEGAVQALRSATRLVKEAGVGAVKLEGGERSLAQTELIVQSGIPVMSHLGLTPQSVNAMGYRVQGRGDEAAHQLLRDAKAAQDAGAFAVVLELVPAELAAEVTRSLHIPTVGIGAGAECDAQVLVWTDMMGLTGGKMPKFVKQYAKLRETMTDAAKAFAEDVIGGSFPQAEHAFH, from the coding sequence ATGACGCCTGCCGTTTCGCCTGCCCGCGAACCCGCATCCGCGGCCTCCGCCACCCTGTACGGGGGCACGGGCACCCGGCGCATCACCGTCCGCGACCTGGCCCTCGCCAAGGAACGCGGTGAGAAGTGGCCCATGCTCACCGCCTACGACGCGATGACCGCGTCCGTCTTCGACGAGGCCGGCATCCCGGTCATCCTCGTCGGCGACTCCATGGGCAATTGCCACCTCGGCTACGACTCCACCGTCCCGGTGACGATGGACCAGATGTCCATGCTCTCGGCGGCCGTCGTGCGCGGCACGAGCCGTGCGCTGGTCATCGGCGACATGCCGTTCGGCTCGTACCAGGAGGGCGCGGTGCAGGCCCTGCGCAGCGCCACCCGCCTCGTCAAGGAGGCCGGGGTCGGCGCGGTGAAGCTGGAGGGCGGCGAGCGCTCGCTGGCCCAGACCGAGCTGATCGTGCAGTCCGGCATCCCCGTCATGTCCCACCTGGGCCTGACCCCGCAGTCCGTCAACGCCATGGGCTACCGGGTGCAGGGCCGCGGCGACGAGGCCGCGCACCAGCTGCTGCGCGACGCGAAGGCCGCTCAGGACGCGGGAGCGTTCGCGGTGGTGCTGGAGCTGGTCCCGGCCGAGCTGGCCGCCGAGGTCACCCGGTCCCTGCACATCCCGACGGTCGGCATCGGCGCGGGCGCGGAGTGCGACGCGCAGGTGCTGGTGTGGACCGACATGATGGGCCTGACCGGCGGGAAGATGCCGAAGTTCGTCAAGCAGTACGCGAAGCTCCGCGAGACCATGACCGACGCGGCGAAGGCCTTCGCCGAGGACGTGATCGGTGGATCGTTCCCCCAGGCGGAGCACGCCTTCCACTGA
- a CDS encoding endonuclease/exonuclease/phosphatase family protein — MAQAYMTDSGNGGSESEPSGTRLRRRLTVLRKDPGTWRRGWVLAGIAVLISLVMIFHAELPNDVGNLGSLTETFLPWLGLVVPFLLAGAVYRKSATALLAVLLTAAVWANLFGGLISDKSGSGGNLVVATHNVDADNADPRGTADSVARSGADVLALTELKGSAVPVYEKSLGAVYKYHSVEGTVGLWSKYPITASAPVDIRMGWTRAMRATVTTPQGEVAAFVAHLPSVRVKLNAGFTANQRDDSAGALGAALAAERLKRVILLGDLNGTMNDRALSEVTSQMRSTQGAAGDGFGFSWPAEFPMARIDQIMVRGIRPEASWTLPRTGSDHLPVAARVTVKP; from the coding sequence ATGGCACAGGCGTACATGACGGATTCGGGGAACGGCGGCTCGGAGTCCGAGCCCTCCGGGACCCGCCTCCGGCGCCGGCTGACCGTACTGCGCAAGGACCCCGGAACCTGGCGGCGGGGCTGGGTCCTCGCCGGGATCGCCGTACTGATCTCGCTCGTCATGATCTTCCATGCGGAGCTGCCCAACGACGTGGGCAACCTCGGCAGCCTCACCGAGACCTTCCTGCCCTGGCTGGGTCTGGTCGTCCCGTTCCTGCTGGCCGGGGCCGTCTACCGGAAGTCCGCCACCGCGCTCCTCGCGGTACTGCTGACGGCCGCGGTCTGGGCGAACCTCTTCGGCGGCCTGATCAGCGACAAGTCCGGCTCCGGCGGCAACCTGGTGGTGGCCACCCACAACGTCGACGCCGACAACGCCGACCCGCGCGGCACCGCCGATTCGGTCGCCCGGTCCGGGGCCGACGTCCTGGCCCTGACCGAGCTCAAGGGCAGCGCCGTGCCCGTCTACGAGAAGTCCCTCGGGGCCGTGTACAAGTACCACTCCGTCGAGGGCACCGTCGGCCTGTGGAGCAAGTACCCGATCACCGCGAGTGCGCCCGTCGACATCCGGATGGGCTGGACCAGGGCCATGCGCGCCACCGTCACCACCCCCCAGGGGGAGGTCGCCGCCTTCGTCGCCCACCTGCCCTCCGTCCGGGTCAAGCTGAACGCCGGCTTCACCGCCAACCAGCGCGACGACAGCGCCGGCGCGCTGGGCGCCGCGCTCGCCGCCGAACGGCTGAAGAGGGTCATCCTGCTCGGCGACCTCAACGGAACCATGAACGACCGCGCCCTGTCCGAGGTCACCTCGCAGATGCGCTCCACCCAGGGCGCGGCCGGCGATGGCTTCGGCTTCAGCTGGCCGGCGGAGTTCCCCATGGCCCGGATCGACCAGATCATGGTCCGCGGCATCCGGCCGGAGGCCTCCTGGACCCTGCCCCGCACCGGCAGCGACCACCTTCCCGTCGCGGCCCGGGTCACCGTGAAGCCCTGA
- a CDS encoding NAD+ synthase, with the protein MPQLRLALNQIDSHVGDIAANADSVVHWTRHSAEQGAHLVAFPEMMLTGYPVEDLALRGSFVEASRTALRELAERLAAEGLGELPVVVGYLDRTERAVPRLGRPAGSPENAAAVLHRGQVVLGFAKHHLPNYGVFDEFRYFVPGDTQPVIRVGGIDVALAICEDLWQEGGRVPATRSAGAGLLISVNASPYERNKDDLRLELVQKRAQEAGCTLAYLAMIGGQDELVFDGDSIVVDADGQVIARAPQFSEGCVLVDLDLPAARPDAPEGVVDDGLRIERVILSEEPVEPYEPVVTGGYADRLDDDEEVYDALVVGLRAYVKKNGFRSVLIGLSGGIDSALVAAIACDAIGAQNVHGVSMPSKYSSDHSRSDAADLAERTGLNFRTVPIEPMFDAYMGSLGLTGLAEENLQSRLRGTLLMALSNQEGHIVLAPGNKSELAVGYSTLYGDSVGAYGPIKDVYKSDVFRLAEYRNRAAAERGEVPPIPENSIVKPPSAELRPGQVDTDSLPDYPVLDAVLAMYVDRDQGLDAIVAAGFDPELVAKTLRMVDTAEYKRRQYPPGTKISAKGFGKDRRLPITNGWRERA; encoded by the coding sequence GTGCCTCAACTTCGACTCGCTCTGAATCAGATCGACTCGCACGTCGGCGACATCGCCGCCAACGCCGACTCGGTCGTCCACTGGACCCGGCACTCCGCCGAGCAGGGCGCCCACCTGGTGGCGTTCCCGGAGATGATGCTGACCGGGTACCCCGTCGAGGACCTCGCCCTGCGCGGTTCCTTCGTGGAGGCCTCCCGTACCGCGCTGCGCGAGCTCGCGGAGCGGCTGGCCGCCGAAGGCCTCGGCGAGCTGCCGGTCGTCGTCGGCTACCTCGACCGCACCGAGCGGGCCGTGCCCCGCCTGGGCCGCCCGGCGGGCTCCCCCGAGAACGCGGCCGCCGTGCTGCACCGCGGGCAGGTCGTCCTGGGCTTCGCCAAGCACCACCTCCCCAACTACGGCGTGTTCGACGAGTTCCGGTACTTCGTGCCGGGCGACACGCAGCCGGTGATCCGGGTGGGCGGGATCGACGTGGCCCTGGCCATCTGCGAAGACCTCTGGCAGGAGGGCGGCCGGGTCCCGGCCACCCGCTCCGCCGGGGCCGGGCTGCTGATCTCCGTGAACGCGTCCCCGTACGAGCGCAACAAGGACGACCTGCGGCTCGAACTGGTCCAGAAGCGGGCCCAGGAGGCCGGCTGCACCCTCGCCTACCTGGCGATGATCGGCGGCCAGGACGAGCTGGTCTTCGACGGCGACTCGATCGTCGTCGACGCCGACGGACAGGTCATCGCCCGCGCCCCGCAGTTCTCCGAGGGCTGCGTCCTGGTCGACCTCGACCTGCCGGCCGCCCGCCCCGACGCACCCGAGGGCGTCGTGGACGACGGGCTGCGCATCGAGCGCGTGATCCTCTCCGAGGAGCCCGTGGAGCCGTACGAGCCGGTGGTCACCGGCGGTTACGCCGACCGGCTCGACGACGACGAGGAGGTCTACGACGCACTGGTCGTGGGACTGCGCGCCTACGTCAAGAAGAACGGGTTCCGCTCCGTCCTGATCGGGCTCTCCGGCGGCATCGACTCCGCGCTCGTCGCCGCGATCGCCTGCGACGCGATCGGCGCGCAGAACGTCCACGGCGTCTCGATGCCCTCGAAGTACTCCTCGGACCACTCCCGCAGCGACGCGGCCGACCTGGCCGAGCGCACCGGGCTGAACTTCCGGACCGTCCCCATCGAGCCGATGTTCGACGCCTACATGGGCTCGTTGGGCCTGACCGGCCTGGCCGAGGAGAACCTCCAGTCCCGACTGCGCGGCACCCTGCTGATGGCCCTGTCCAACCAGGAGGGCCACATCGTGCTGGCCCCGGGCAACAAGTCGGAGCTGGCCGTCGGCTACTCCACCCTGTACGGCGATTCGGTGGGCGCGTACGGCCCGATCAAGGACGTCTACAAGTCGGACGTCTTCCGGCTCGCGGAATACCGCAACCGGGCCGCCGCCGAGCGCGGTGAGGTCCCGCCGATCCCGGAGAACTCGATCGTGAAGCCGCCGAGCGCCGAACTGCGCCCGGGCCAGGTGGACACGGACTCGCTGCCCGACTACCCGGTGCTCGACGCGGTCCTGGCCATGTACGTGGACCGCGACCAGGGCCTGGACGCGATCGTGGCGGCCGGCTTCGATCCGGAGCTGGTGGCCAAGACCCTGCGGATGGTGGACACGGCGGAGTACAAGCGCCGCCAGTACCCGCCGGGCACGAAGATCTCCGCGAAGGGCTTCGGCAAGGACCGCCGGCTGCCCATCACGAACGGCTGGCGCGAGCGGGCGTAG
- a CDS encoding multicopper oxidase family protein: MRSLPTRRTVLGASAAVLGTGLLTACSGSPGAAGSGGSAGSGHGSMNHGGSAGNVPEGYVDPAGPEVQAAEAARKATGPLTEVKVTATATPLDLGAGITVRSWAYGDRVPGQEVRATAGGTLALTLANNLPEATSLHWHGLTLRNDMDGVPGLTQRDIAPGASFPYRFAVPNPGTYWFHPHTGVQQDRGLYGPLIIEDPKEPLSYDKEWVVVLDDWIDGVDGATPDAVLAELRKGMNGNGGAHAARGRSASPSPSLSSGGAKKRSYVAMGGHSDYLGGDAGDVVYAYYLINGRVADDPSVLTAEPGDRIRLRIINAGGDTAFRIALGDHELTVTHTDGYPVEQTRTGSLLLGMGERYDVLVTAKDGVFPLTALAEGKEGSALAVLRTGSGTAPTAATRPAELDAPPLMADALRAAESVALAPRDPDRTVQLRLTGSMTNYNWAFDGKPYTPDQRHPVRAGERVRLEFANATPMWHPVHLHGHTFALGGQEGGARKDTAILLPGRRLTVDFDADNPGLWMTHCHNVYHSESGMMTVLGYQL; this comes from the coding sequence ATGCGCTCTCTTCCCACCCGTCGCACCGTGCTCGGCGCATCCGCGGCCGTCCTCGGCACCGGTCTGCTCACCGCCTGCTCCGGTTCCCCCGGAGCAGCCGGCTCCGGGGGCTCCGCCGGCTCCGGCCACGGCTCAATGAACCACGGCGGCTCCGCCGGGAACGTGCCCGAGGGGTACGTGGACCCGGCCGGACCCGAAGTGCAGGCCGCCGAGGCCGCCCGCAAGGCCACCGGCCCGCTCACCGAGGTCAAGGTGACCGCCACCGCCACCCCGCTCGACCTCGGCGCCGGCATCACCGTCCGCTCCTGGGCGTACGGGGACAGGGTGCCGGGCCAGGAGGTCCGGGCCACCGCGGGCGGCACGCTCGCCCTCACGCTGGCCAACAACCTCCCCGAGGCCACTTCCCTGCACTGGCACGGCCTCACCCTGCGCAACGACATGGACGGGGTCCCGGGGCTGACCCAGCGGGACATCGCCCCGGGCGCGTCCTTCCCGTACAGGTTCGCCGTCCCGAACCCGGGCACGTACTGGTTCCACCCGCACACCGGGGTCCAGCAGGACCGCGGCCTGTACGGCCCGCTGATCATCGAGGACCCCAAGGAGCCCCTCTCCTACGACAAGGAGTGGGTGGTGGTCCTGGACGACTGGATCGACGGGGTGGACGGAGCCACTCCGGACGCCGTCCTCGCCGAGCTCCGCAAGGGCATGAACGGCAACGGCGGAGCCCACGCGGCCCGCGGCCGGAGCGCCTCCCCCTCGCCCTCCCTCTCCTCCGGCGGCGCCAAGAAGCGCTCCTACGTCGCCATGGGCGGCCACAGCGACTACCTCGGCGGGGACGCGGGCGACGTCGTCTACGCGTACTACCTGATCAACGGGCGGGTGGCGGACGACCCTTCGGTCCTCACGGCCGAACCCGGCGACCGGATCCGGCTGCGGATCATCAACGCCGGCGGGGACACCGCCTTCCGGATCGCCCTCGGCGACCACGAACTGACGGTCACCCACACCGACGGCTACCCGGTGGAGCAGACGAGGACGGGATCACTGCTGCTGGGCATGGGCGAGCGGTACGACGTCCTGGTCACGGCCAAGGACGGGGTGTTCCCCCTCACCGCACTCGCCGAGGGCAAGGAGGGTTCGGCGCTCGCCGTGCTGCGCACCGGGTCGGGAACGGCGCCGACGGCCGCGACCCGGCCGGCCGAACTGGACGCGCCGCCGCTGATGGCGGACGCGCTCAGGGCTGCCGAATCGGTCGCGCTGGCCCCGCGCGACCCGGACCGTACGGTGCAGCTCCGACTGACCGGCAGCATGACCAACTACAACTGGGCCTTCGACGGCAAGCCGTACACGCCCGACCAGCGGCACCCGGTGAGGGCGGGCGAGCGGGTCCGGCTGGAGTTCGCCAACGCGACGCCCATGTGGCACCCGGTCCACCTGCACGGGCACACCTTCGCGCTGGGCGGGCAAGAGGGCGGGGCGCGCAAGGACACCGCGATCCTCCTGCCGGGGCGCAGGCTGACGGTGGACTTCGACGCGGACAACCCCGGGTTGTGGATGACGCACTGCCACAACGTCTACCACTCGGAGTCCGGGATGATGACGGTGCTCGGCTACCAGCTGTAG
- a CDS encoding DUF998 domain-containing protein, producing MSPHGLSPRSAWPVATLIGLAAAAYTAWVLEVVLSTGLNPIETYVSELAAQDQPLGGLFRATDFTAGLLAFSGGLLALFRLLKYAESRRAWAVIGWAGVALFGAATAADAWLPLSCQPTVDPECAALETAGLVPATHQAHAVSSSLAMTGALVGLVALTVAARRYRWFAPLARYGPALVALELLATVWTLSAIALFTAGRGTWALGAGQRLQVLLVALWLGLLAHSVHKEGRT from the coding sequence ATGTCCCCACATGGGCTCTCGCCGCGGAGCGCGTGGCCGGTCGCCACGCTGATCGGTCTTGCCGCGGCCGCCTACACCGCGTGGGTGCTCGAAGTCGTCCTCTCCACGGGCCTCAACCCCATCGAGACGTACGTCAGCGAACTCGCCGCCCAGGACCAGCCGCTCGGCGGCCTCTTCCGGGCCACCGACTTCACCGCCGGGCTGCTCGCCTTCTCCGGGGGGCTCCTGGCCCTCTTCCGGCTGCTGAAGTACGCGGAGTCCCGCCGCGCCTGGGCGGTCATCGGATGGGCCGGGGTCGCCCTCTTCGGCGCGGCCACCGCCGCCGACGCCTGGTTGCCGCTGAGCTGCCAGCCCACCGTGGACCCCGAATGCGCCGCCCTGGAGACCGCCGGACTGGTCCCCGCGACCCACCAGGCCCACGCCGTCAGCAGCAGCCTCGCCATGACCGGGGCCCTGGTCGGCCTGGTGGCCCTCACCGTTGCCGCCCGCCGCTACCGCTGGTTCGCCCCGCTCGCCCGCTACGGCCCCGCCCTCGTCGCCCTCGAACTGCTGGCCACCGTCTGGACCCTGTCCGCGATCGCCCTGTTCACGGCCGGGCGCGGGACCTGGGCCCTTGGCGCCGGTCAGCGGCTCCAGGTGCTCCTCGTCGCGCTCTGGCTGGGCCTGCTCGCCCACTCCGTCCACAAGGAAGGCCGTACGTGA
- a CDS encoding alpha/beta fold hydrolase — MDRVEGVGGGNGAHRVDGVPLHVVVEGRGPVCVLSAGLAMAWFDWDPVVAPLVAAGRTVVRFDRPGHGLSGPATEPPTTAGEAHRIAGLLDALGLGARAAGPVTVVGHSIAAFHAEAFARLYPERTAGLVLVDGSTEEAPHAALPVALRTGAARSLGRAVTAAGLPAALGPLLRRVTVRASRTGGSDPAARDLVRRCYRTGRVWRGALLENSRYLDMAAELQVLRGTHPLAAPTTVLAGHDGSAGRSALRWLSRQADLADLLGARFEVAEPAGHLVMLDRPGQVARAVLATAGQDQTRA; from the coding sequence ATCGACCGCGTCGAAGGGGTCGGCGGGGGCAACGGCGCCCACCGCGTCGACGGGGTTCCGCTGCACGTCGTCGTCGAAGGCCGGGGGCCCGTGTGCGTCCTCAGTGCCGGGCTCGCCATGGCCTGGTTCGACTGGGACCCGGTCGTCGCACCGCTCGTCGCCGCGGGCCGCACCGTCGTCCGCTTCGACCGCCCCGGACACGGCCTCAGCGGCCCCGCCACCGAGCCGCCCACCACCGCCGGGGAGGCCCACCGCATCGCCGGGCTGCTGGACGCGCTGGGGCTCGGCGCCCGCGCGGCCGGGCCCGTCACCGTCGTCGGGCACTCCATCGCCGCCTTCCACGCCGAAGCCTTCGCCCGCCTGTACCCGGAGCGCACCGCCGGGCTCGTCCTGGTCGACGGCAGCACCGAGGAGGCCCCGCACGCGGCCCTGCCCGTCGCACTGCGCACCGGGGCCGCCCGGTCGCTCGGCCGGGCCGTGACCGCCGCCGGACTGCCGGCCGCGCTGGGACCGCTGCTCCGCCGCGTCACCGTACGGGCCTCCCGCACCGGCGGCTCCGACCCGGCCGCACGGGACCTCGTACGCCGCTGCTACCGCACCGGCCGGGTCTGGCGCGGCGCCCTGTTGGAGAACTCCCGCTACCTGGACATGGCCGCCGAGCTGCAGGTCCTGCGGGGCACGCACCCGCTGGCCGCCCCCACCACCGTCCTGGCCGGTCACGACGGCTCGGCCGGACGCTCGGCCCTGCGCTGGCTGTCCCGGCAGGCGGACCTCGCCGACCTGCTCGGCGCCCGCTTCGAGGTCGCCGAACCCGCCGGCCACCTGGTCATGCTGGACCGCCCGGGCCAGGTGGCCCGGGCGGTCCTGGCAACGGCCGGGCAGGATCAGACCCGCGCGTAG
- a CDS encoding CBS domain-containing protein has protein sequence MTTAADIMHPGAQWIPATETLDRAAQLMARLNVGALPISDAEERLCGIITDRDIVVNCVAKGHDPAKVTCGDMARGTPRWIDAGADVGDVLEEMQSHQIRRLPVIRNKKLVGMISEADLAQHLSDDQMATFVEKVYARV, from the coding sequence ATGACCACTGCCGCAGACATCATGCACCCCGGGGCCCAGTGGATTCCCGCCACCGAGACCCTCGACCGGGCCGCCCAGCTGATGGCCCGGCTCAATGTGGGTGCCCTGCCCATCAGCGACGCCGAGGAGCGGCTGTGCGGCATCATCACCGACCGCGACATCGTCGTGAACTGTGTGGCGAAGGGCCACGACCCGGCGAAGGTCACCTGCGGCGACATGGCCCGGGGCACCCCGCGCTGGATCGACGCGGGCGCGGACGTCGGTGACGTGCTGGAGGAGATGCAGAGCCACCAGATCCGCCGGCTGCCCGTGATCCGGAACAAGAAGCTGGTGGGCATGATCAGCGAGGCCGACCTCGCCCAGCACCTCTCCGACGACCAGATGGCCACCTTCGTGGAGAAGGTCTACGCGCGGGTCTGA
- a CDS encoding DUF305 domain-containing protein translates to MSRPAGADRPVPRTYWVAGTAVLLALLFAAAATVAAANGGGSAHPGPSDRTAAPRTPGLRSPDAGFARDMAVHHQQAVEMSFIVRDRTQDEAVRTLAYDIANTQANQRGMLLGWLDLWGLPKVVAGEPPMSWMGTSGGHGGSGGHAGHGGGADAAKPGALMPGMATKEELDQLGAASGRDAEVLFLQLMTDHHKGGVAMAEGCAQQCETPVERALAQGMVDAQRSELTLMADMLRQRGAAPRG, encoded by the coding sequence GTGAGCCGGCCGGCCGGCGCCGACCGCCCCGTCCCCCGTACGTACTGGGTCGCGGGCACGGCCGTCCTGCTGGCCCTGCTGTTCGCGGCTGCCGCCACGGTGGCCGCCGCGAACGGCGGTGGTTCCGCGCATCCCGGTCCGTCGGACCGTACGGCGGCGCCCCGCACTCCGGGGCTCCGGTCGCCGGACGCGGGCTTCGCCCGGGACATGGCGGTGCACCACCAGCAGGCGGTGGAGATGTCCTTCATCGTCCGCGACCGCACCCAGGACGAGGCGGTGCGCACGCTCGCCTACGACATCGCCAACACCCAGGCCAACCAGCGGGGCATGCTGCTCGGCTGGCTGGACCTGTGGGGGCTGCCGAAGGTGGTGGCCGGCGAACCGCCGATGTCCTGGATGGGAACCTCGGGCGGCCACGGCGGTAGCGGCGGGCATGCGGGGCACGGTGGCGGCGCGGACGCCGCCAAGCCCGGTGCGTTGATGCCGGGCATGGCCACCAAGGAGGAGTTGGACCAGCTGGGTGCCGCCTCGGGCAGGGACGCGGAGGTGCTCTTCCTCCAGCTCATGACCGACCACCACAAGGGCGGCGTCGCGATGGCCGAGGGCTGTGCGCAGCAGTGCGAGACCCCGGTCGAGCGGGCGCTGGCGCAGGGCATGGTCGACGCGCAGCGCTCGGAGCTCACCTTGATGGCGGACATGCTGCGGCAGCGCGGAGCCGCGCCGCGCGGGTGA
- a CDS encoding DUF3105 domain-containing protein, with product MASKSGRTNQHTDPNSRQARIAEMRRADQIKERRNKAIAITTASAVVVGLVGFGAWVLIGQKQEEQRKQAAAEKIRKEAEEIRKQPVSGEQLWDAKTLGRNHVETPVKYEMNPPVGGDHHPRWMNCNGDVYKNPVPEVNAVHSLEHGAVWVTYNEKAPKADVDKLAATVGKTPYTLMSPVKEQTGSIMLSAWGKQVTVDSADDPRVSQFFTKYVQGEQTPEPGAACTSGLAGK from the coding sequence ATGGCCAGCAAGTCCGGCAGGACCAACCAGCACACCGACCCGAACTCCCGTCAAGCACGCATAGCCGAGATGCGCCGCGCCGACCAGATCAAGGAGCGGCGCAACAAGGCCATCGCGATCACGACCGCATCGGCCGTCGTCGTGGGCCTCGTCGGCTTCGGTGCCTGGGTGCTGATCGGCCAGAAGCAGGAAGAGCAGCGCAAGCAGGCGGCCGCGGAGAAGATCCGCAAGGAGGCCGAGGAGATCCGCAAGCAGCCGGTCTCGGGCGAGCAGCTCTGGGACGCGAAGACGCTGGGCCGCAACCACGTCGAGACCCCGGTGAAGTACGAGATGAACCCGCCGGTCGGCGGCGACCACCACCCCCGCTGGATGAACTGCAACGGTGACGTCTACAAGAACCCGGTGCCGGAGGTGAACGCCGTGCACTCGCTGGAGCACGGCGCGGTCTGGGTGACGTACAACGAGAAGGCCCCCAAGGCCGACGTGGACAAGCTCGCCGCGACCGTGGGCAAGACCCCGTACACCCTGATGAGCCCGGTCAAGGAGCAGACCGGCTCGATCATGCTCAGCGCGTGGGGCAAGCAGGTGACCGTGGACAGCGCGGACGATCCGCGGGTGTCGCAGTTCTTCACGAAGTACGTGCAGGGCGAGCAGACCCCGGAGCCGGGCGCGGCCTGCACGAGCGGGCTGGCCGGCAAGTGA